A single window of Bombus affinis isolate iyBomAffi1 chromosome 15, iyBomAffi1.2, whole genome shotgun sequence DNA harbors:
- the LOC126924968 gene encoding beta-1,4-galactosyltransferase 7, with protein sequence MEVVWKNIKFKYIFVCILITFIISCLISIAPISIDECKCEITTQSSQYSNNKWQSNDNKIYKKTLHRLAILVPFRDRFEELLIFAPHMKKFLDKQNINYHIFVLNQVDRFRFNRASLINVGFLEINKEFDYIAIHDVDLLPINDELLYSFPNKSPYHISSPELHPRYHYTTFVGGILLIKREHFIQVNGMSNKYWGWGLEDDEFYVRLKEAGLSVLRPQNISTGTHNTFKHIHDRNHRKRDMIKCYNQREVTRKRDRQTGLNNVSYKILGMITMSIEDTPLTVLNISLMCDKMITPWCECDKILGSKDGKSKEKKKVNNNKSATGL encoded by the exons ATGGAAGTTGTTTGgaagaatataaaatttaaatatatatttgtctgcattttaattacatttattatttcgtGCCTGATAAGTATCGCACCTATAAGTATTG atGAATGCAAGTGTGAAATAACTACACAATCAAGTCAATACAGTAATAATAAATGGCAGagtaatgataataaaatttacaaaaaaacTTTACATCGTTTAGCTATACTTGTGCCATTTCGAGATCGCTTTGAAGAATTACTGATATTTGCTCCACATATGAAAAAATTTTTAGataaacaaaatataaattatcaCATATTTGTACTTAATCAG GTTGATAGATTTAGATTTAATCGGGCCTCTCTTATAAATGTAGGTTTCCTTGAAATTAACAAAGAGTTTGATTATATAGCTATACATGATGTAGACTTGTTGCCTATAAATGATGAATTATTATATTCTTTCCCTAATAAGAGCCCATACCATATATCTTCCCCAGAGTTACATCCTAGATACCATTATACAACTTTTGTTGGTGGAATATTACTTATTAAAAG AGAACATTTTATACAAGTGAATGGAATGTCTAATAAATATTGGGGATGGGGTCTTGAAGATGACGAATTTTATGTTAGATTGAAAGAAGCTGGATTAAGTGTTTTAAGACCACAAAATATATCTACTGGAACACATAACACATTCAA ACATATACATGACAGAAACCATAGGAAGCGAGATATGATAAAATGTTATAATCAACGGGAAGTTACTAGAAAACGAGATCGTCAAACTGGCTTAAATAACGtttcttataaaatattaggtATGATTACAATGTCTATTGAAGATACTCCATTAACAGTCCTTAATATTTCTCTAATGTGTGATAAAATGATTACACCTTGGTGCGAATGTGATAAAATACTTGGATCCAAGGATGGAAAatcaaaggaaaaaaagaaagttaataATAACAAGTCTGCCACTGGATTGtaa